The Vigna angularis cultivar LongXiaoDou No.4 chromosome 6, ASM1680809v1, whole genome shotgun sequence genome contains the following window.
GGAGGATATATCAACCACACTTCATAATCGGTTCAAGAACATGGCATCTAAGAGAATATAAAGGAGGGACCACAAAAAGGGAATTGCATATGGTTAACACAAATCGTGAAAAAAAGCATTTTGAATTGATAAGTTTAAACTTTTGTAAGATTCCTTTTCAAATCACAATTCAAAGTTAGTAGAAATTCAGTCTGAGTTAAATGtctaatattgataaaaatgaGTAAcgtgaataatatataagtgaaaaaaTTCATAAGCTTGTTCCTTTTATCTTTGGTTTTGTTTGGATgatataatttagattttatactaaaatattataattcgGATAAAgtaattagaaaaaatttaaatttaagaaagttTGGAAggaattttaaatgaataaaataaaatatcctaaaagatataaaaaaaattatttttctttcactctATATATAAAAGTTGAATCGAGTTGGTTTGTAGTAatgacaaaaatgaaaagaatgtttttttatcatatctTGGAAAGGTATGAAAATTGAGAgatgcaaataatttttttctaatactAAAAACAGTTTATCAACCTTCTCTTGAAATTTAAGAGTATTAGACAACaattcatgaagagttacatttatttatgaataattataatcaatgaaGAGTTACAATTATTAATGAAGAGTTAcaatcattcatgaaaagttatgaaaaaaatgtaattaatcaGAATCTAGTATCTCTTGGATTTGAATGATGGTTGATCAACATCTATATAAATGGATCATGTATAGATAATAAAGAGATTTTTCTCTGCATTCCGTCGTTCACTTAACACACAAATCAATTCGTaagaattttattcttgtttgacGCTAATACTAAGAGTGAGTATTATCgctgtattttttctttttatctcaaAAGCGGATTTCGTGATAAGAGACgaaatattgttttgtttttaaaaaagtgtGTATTCACGCCTAAAAGATTATATCAAGTCTACAttgttgttcatcttgtttTAACACCTTCAATCAAATTAATCATGTATACCattaaatttttacttaaattactcctttattttattaaattgatcgTTAAATCTCTACAAATTAATAATCTACTAACCTAACCAAATCAAGGAATAGCCTTCAGATTAATCTAGAATTCACTTTAATGGGGTTTACCTTACAAGCCATATTTCCATACTCGATATACCTTCATCTCTCGCTGACAAcaaccatttttgtttttcctttttttcttattatcttCTTTAGATTCACAAGTTCACGTCAGATATTCCCACAAAAAAAAGGTTTTGGAAAAAATAGATGATAggccatttttttaaaatccaattaatttctcataataataaaaattattaatattaaatattggtCTAAGAGGTGAAATCAATTgtagaaataagtgtttattacataaaataataatattttcaaatatgaaCAAAGACAAACTTAAAATCaagtaaaaattataacttaacTTTTACTTCCTGCACCCATCAATTTCTTCACGCACCagctcaaattttcaaaatgactATTTTACCCTAAAATATATGGTTCGGAAGTTTTTCGGAAAAAGCTTTCctaaacaagtttttttttcactctttttctttttctgcagcatttttccttttttttctctctacaaTCGTGATGATGATGGAAGCGGGTGGtggtaattataaatatttatttattttttctttattatgaaAGTGCAGTTAATAATTATAAGGTGAAAAAAACAATAACCTTGTAATTTTACTGAAAGACATCCCAACAAATTTTCTCTCACTTATACCTTTCAAGGTTCAGGAATTTATACTCTCTTTTAACTTAGAAGACTCATCTTCActtaaagacaaaattaatttaactaattacatctatttttatcatgttttaaatCAATCAAAACAGTTTACTTTAACTAATCattttgatttaaaagaaataaaagagataaaattaatattaaatctaTCAGAATTAAAatgtacttaattttttaaatatgtttacaaATAATctgaatagaaaaatatatctatttaatgttcaattatacaaatatatacaacaaaacaataaatggtaaaaattaaagaaacattaaattataaaaccaTATATACTTTATTAGGATGTAGAAGAtgttaaactaaaaacatacGAAACCTTAAAAGACACATTGTGTACTTTATCCGTAGTAAGAGAGTACAATACAACTAGTCCACGAAACCTTAGTTCACTACATTCTCCACTGgaacaaaatgataaaattaaaatcacacGTATATCTAAACATAATCCAGGAATggtaaaaacaatatatatatatatatatatttaaaaaagattaaaacaaCCAAATGCTCtactattaaattaatataacttggtgataaaaaaataagtgttaGAATGTTTTTGCATTGGCAAAAAATAGACTATTAAATCTCAAATTAGTTTatcatgaatattttaaataaattgttcataaaaatgaatttgaatgttagaattaaatataattagatattataaatattatatatatttaattattttttctttaattttcagtttataagtatatctttattatatataatatttttaaatgatactTTGATTCATAACTAATTTCTTAACTCTATAAGAAAACGCAAATTTACATACAATTAATTACTTGAAGTACATATCATGTGTTATTTACTATTTctgtaataaattatttcaaattatcaGTTCAATCatacttataaatttatatttccaaTCATCTACCTCTATTTTGTCTACCCTCTCTTGTTTATGTCtcaaagttatttttttaaatgctaaAATCatcttatatattatgtattatctatatctatactaaaccctaaaccataattAATGTCACGCATATCTTTTTAGtctattttttcaaaattttattgaaaatgcataaaaagataatatcttTAATTGCAAATACACtcatatataagaaaataaagttaaattaaatttagataagagtacataataaataaatttaaggtGGATAGTTTTCTTAAACTTAGGTTCATAAatcttcaacaacaaaaaaaagtatagtaatattattactgatattataatattattgttgaaATTATAACATTCTTGGtcaatgttaaaataaaatcttcatttaattataataaaaagaagactTAAAATAGTCTCTTACCTGCATAGAAACTTTACCTTTTTAACtattaggtttaatgtctcaataggtccAAAACAATACGTAAATCACCAATTCAATTcgaataaaaaatcaattacacCAGAAATCCCTAATTTCCCAATTTCAGCAAACCCTAATCCCCAAAATCAGAGAACAACAGgaaccctaaacctaaactcGATACTGCCGCTACTTTCGCCAAATCACGGCGTCACTGCCCTTACGCCACAAACCGCCAAGATCTCTTTCCCCCTATAAGACgaaacaaaaacgaaaaggAGGAGGAAGCCTCCCTCTTACGCCGCGATCTAAAACGAAGAGGAGAAAGTAAACCTCCGCCACGCCGTCTTTGTTGAACCTGACCCTTCTCTCTCTACGAGGAAGCGCTAAAGGATAGAGGAAAGAAGGGTTCTATTTGAATCGCGCCATCACTGCACCATCGGCGACGCCCTCATCGTGCACTTGCTGCCATCGCAGCGCCATAGATGATTCTCCAGGTCGGTTGCCTGCGAGATTGGGGAAGGTTTGCCCCTTGCGCGACCCACTGTGTTTCTTGGTTTAAAGCTGAACCCAAAGTCTAAAACCTTGTTCAGGATCTCTTTAAAGTGATCATCCATTAACAATAAAACaaggaaattttaattttatttaaacttaccAAATCTGATGCAGAAACTAATTAGGAATagaaattaacattaaataaaaaaaatcatttcattaattaatcTTAATTCTACTTTAAAAAAGTTTGTATCCctaatcaatttcttttttcaattataaataaaaagaccTAAATTCTTAAAAAGGCCTTTTCCAACTTTGTCCTCACTTTaaactctattttttaattcaaaaataaataaaaaaagttcaatCACTTTTTAATTCCacataacaaaaaattacaCAGTCAACATGTTCTATTTAACGCCgtgattaatttaattcaattttataaaaataagaatccaATTAAGATGTTAAAAAAGAGATGGTCATGTTTGAGattctaaacaaaaataaaaataagtacaCGTTAAACCTAACTATTAATATCTTGTATAAAAGTTTCCATTTGAGTCGCTTAGCTAGCATATGAATATGGGAAAAGGAGAAAGGAAAAAAGTAAACGTGCTTAAAGCTTTTCCGTAACATACGCATCTTTGGCCTTGGTTTTTGGCTCTGTTACACAGCAGGCATTCCCTCTGCAACTGCAACATCGTATCTTCCTTGTCCTCTTCCTTCACCTTCAGCTTATTCCCTcacttttccttctcttttttatgTACTCTCTCTCCTTCTACCAACTTTTCCTGTcccttcttttctctttgcaacACTCAACTCTTCCTTTCTTTCCcatctttcttttatctcaaGTACTCTTTTTTGCCTCAAGGTTGCTCCTTTTTCACCTTTCATCACACCCCATCGAATCCTCACCTCCCAATTTTGTTTATTCAAGGTGGGTCATTGTATCGTGtatcttttgttttttgaattTCTGGGTCGTTACAGGAATGGGCTATGATGGTGTTTCTCATTTCTTCCTTTGATCAGTTGAACGTATCGCCGTGACTTATAGTCAGATTTCATTTTTTAGCACACAAATGCATAGCTGAttcttgtgatttttctttcttcttcttttgtagATATTCATCGTTGGAGGGGAACCCCCTGTTTCAAGTTTGTGGTTTTTCTCGTTATTCCTTTCATCCGTTGAGTCAGATTGTGGGGTCCTTCAAAATTGGGTCTTCACCTTCGAATTTGTTGGCATTGTTTCTCCACATCGATGATGATCAATTTTGTAAGTGATGCTGTAATctgattttttatgttaaagtgaaaaaaaaaattaaaatggtgATGCTTTGGATGGTAGAGTGAATCATTGTCATACATGGAAGTGTTGTCGAAGTTCTAGACCGGCGCAATGAATTCAGTAACTAGCAAATGTTTGATTTTGCTTGTTACTGTTTTGATTCTTAGAGCACTGATGTTTCCATCCTTCCCTGGTTTTGAAAGGATTGAATGGAGTAACCTTGTGTATATACGCACTCCATTGTTGAATTTCGATTTTGGAATCCGGAAAGATAAGTTTTTGGTAGCTCCCCAGATTGTTTGGGGATTAAACAACCAGAAGATTGCATTTGCAAGGGCCTGTCTTACTGCTAGAAGGCTGAACAGAACATTGTTGATGCCAAGCCTCAGTGCCTCGTTGTTTTACAAAGAAATTGACCTCTTGCAACCTATTTCCTTTGACAAGATATTCCAGTTTGAGAAGTTTAATACCCTTTGTCGTGGTTTTGTCCGGTTGGGGCACTATTCAGATGTCTTGAATAGAACAGAAGTGCTGGAAATGGAAAAGGGAAGTGGCAGGAGGTGGACAGTGGAGAGAGATTTGTCACAATTGAAGGAGCATGGTAAGGGCTCTTTTGATGACCACGAGGTAATTCAGATTGTAGGGAAGAATCCTTTCCTGTGGCATGATCATTGGCCTCTGAAGGATTATGCAAGGATTTTTGAGTGCCTGTATTTGACAGAAGAGATTGCTAAGGAAGTAGACAGGGTTGTGTCTAGGATTAGAGCTGTTGGAAGAAAGATAACAGGCAACACTCAAGCAGTGGAAATTCAGAAGAATATCACCAATGATGGACCTTCTTTTGAGCCCCTTCCATATGTTGCTGTCCACATGAGGATAGAAATTGATTGGATGATTCATTGTAAAAAATTAGAACGGCGATTGAATGCTAGTCAAATCTGCAGTGACAAGAAAGAGATAGTGGAAAGAGTTAGGAACATTGCTGGTTTGAAGACTCCGGTTGTTGTTTATCTTGCTGTTGCTGATAAACTCCTCAACAATTCTTCCATACTTGAAGGTTGGGAAGATGGGTTTGTTccttttgagaagaaaaaactTGGTGTCGATGGAATTTACAAGAAGTATCCCTATTTAATTCAGTCTGCAATCGACTATGAAGTGTGTTTAAGAGCTGATACCTTTGTGGGAAACAGTTTCTCCACATTTTCAAGTCTTATAGTTCTTGAAAGAACACAGAAGATGATAAGAATGAATGGCACCAACTTGTGTGGGGAAAATGTAAGATGGCCTTCTTATGCTTACAACATACCAGGAACATCAAATGGTCCAAAGAGATGGGTTACAAACATGTCAGAATCAAATCTTCAATCTATCAGCTATGGCACCAATCACATCTCCTGTTAACAGTGCCTTGTTTAATTAATCATTCCTGCTGCATACTTATAGAGTAGATTAAGAGTCCCTTTTTCTTGGCTCAACATTTTCACTTCTGGGCATGATTGACAACTAGAAAGAAGGATTTTGATGTAGTGAACACACATTTGAGGTACAGTTTCTCGTTATGTAAATTGAACCCACTTTTTGGGAACACGACTCTCAGGTCTGACACTGTTTTGTTGTTAAAAAACGAAACCCCTTCGAAAGGGTAAGTTTTGGTTTCTTTATACATTATGTTTATAGTTTGGGTGGTTGATTGATTGGGTTCAAGTGGGAGAGAATTGAAAAAGGTTGAGAGAAGAGTTCTATAACTGTATCCTCTGGTTGTGtctatttttttatacactTGCGAGATCACAAAGTGGACCCATTTTagttattaaagaaaaaaaagtggatcatttttaattttcttctgtGAATGATCTTGAGAATTCCATCTTTAGAAATAATCTGttaccattttattatattttgtgttTGATTCCTTTATTGATGCAAAAAGTAGTTAGTGGTTTTTGTAATCTTGAGAATTTGACTTTGGCGAGTTCTCACACTCTAACTTGTCCTTGTAGTTCACTTTTTCACGCATTCATAGAGCCATCCTTCACTCTCAAGATTCATGTATGTAAAAAGTTTAGGAAGCGTAATCTTGTTCCTGATCTTAgccaaaatttaataacaaaggAACCTATAAAAGAGTAGGAAGAAGGCTTGCTCCTAAGCTAGAGGTGCTGGGTAGTTGAATgaattttggattttatttaCGTATCAAAGCTTGTCGCCTCATTTTATTTGAGATACCTAACTTTTCGGTGCATAAAGTTTCTTCTTATTCACACTTCAATTTAGTCACTTAAATAGAGATCGGTTTGTAGTCATTCTTAGGaagaaacttttattaaaaaaaaccttaataGTTGTCTCCATTTTTGTCCGAAAATTTAAATTGGATCCTAACTTTTGAAAAATCTCTAAATTAGgcacttttaaaaaaaactatattgaattaaaaatatatatatacaggaATTAAATTGAAATCAAGACAATGACATTTGGTTGTCGTTGGCCTATCATTTAATACTAACTGATTATATGTCATATTGTGAATATGACATGTGACATCATGTAATGTTGTTTGACatgttaatattattagtatttttttttaaaactgacATGACTTTTAACATAGGACACAATTgaaacattttgaaaaataaggattAACTTGAAACTTTCTTATGAAAGTGGAAACCAAAAGagtaattaagtttaaaaaagtgATAACATGTCACCTCTTAAGAAAAAGTGTGGGACATGTCATGTATGTGGATTGATCTCCTTACTAATAGAAAAAGTATGATAcataataagtattttaatCAACTAACCTGATAGGTCGAAACGGACTAGCCGGATaacctataattttttttttactttttaagtcAAACAACTCAAAAggtctaataaaaatataaaatattaaaataaaattattgctACGacatttgaataatattttgtttaagattttatttatgtGAACTTATCCACAAATTCATGAGTCAATCATTATGTGGGTAGATcaacaaaattagtttttaatttttatgtgtaAATATTTAACCAAACTCACTTTTATGTgtcaaaatacaaaatagactaaaaaagatattatatcAAGTTGTACTCTCTACTTAATAGTTTTACTTACtcaaatttacaaataaaaatacttttgtttttttcctgCTGAAATGGGACAAGGATACAACGTTTCACTCCGCGCTGGAACGGTATATGGGGGTGATCTGGTTATAGGAATCTGACAAgttaatttaccttttaatgatcattaatgcaaaccttaacctCTTAAGAACAGTCGGTCATGACATTAATTGTGCCTTAACTCTGTTCAACAACTATGAGAATTGAACGGtcacaaaatattttctggCACGTCAACCGTTGGATATTCTCCATCCAATTTGTCACCGTATCCTATCGGCCAACTATAAATCCATAGTAacagttttatatatttttttaaaatattatttaaacaatttagtttattatttgaAAGGTAATAAATGCGTAGAAAAGTCATATTAATTTATCAGATTTAGTGTtcaaggatttttttttcaaatttatgatttttttttattcttaaaataaaaaagtattccATATTTGAGGACCAAAAATAATATTCccaaaagtaaaaaatggtGCCATTTCTTTTTTAGATTTTCTATAATGTGTTACCTCGTACATGTTCTATTATTGCACTGATTTAatcatttagtttattttttcttgataATGTATAATAACTAATTTCATCTCTATATCTATCTTCTCTGCTGCATTATTTTAcagtctctctctctctctctctctctctctctctctctctctatatatatatatatatatatatattttttttttttctagtcaTTTCTGTGTGAGAAATTCACGATCTCTTTCACAAAATAGTAAGGTACTGTATACATGCATTTAACGAAGCTTCATTCGCGACTTCATGTTATGTTCACTTTTTTCCTTTACttttcaattgattttttaaaattgtcgtgttatattaattttaattttgttttactaattttattctattagtaaaactcttttttttttcattg
Protein-coding sequences here:
- the LOC108342013 gene encoding O-fucosyltransferase 23-like codes for the protein MNSVTSKCLILLVTVLILRALMFPSFPGFERIEWSNLVYIRTPLLNFDFGIRKDKFLVAPQIVWGLNNQKIAFARACLTARRLNRTLLMPSLSASLFYKEIDLLQPISFDKIFQFEKFNTLCRGFVRLGHYSDVLNRTEVLEMEKGSGRRWTVERDLSQLKEHGKGSFDDHEVIQIVGKNPFLWHDHWPLKDYARIFECLYLTEEIAKEVDRVVSRIRAVGRKITGNTQAVEIQKNITNDGPSFEPLPYVAVHMRIEIDWMIHCKKLERRLNASQICSDKKEIVERVRNIAGLKTPVVVYLAVADKLLNNSSILEGWEDGFVPFEKKKLGVDGIYKKYPYLIQSAIDYEVCLRADTFVGNSFSTFSSLIVLERTQKMIRMNGTNLCGENVRWPSYAYNIPGTSNGPKRWVTNMSESNLQSISYGTNHISC